A genomic window from Gossypium hirsutum isolate 1008001.06 chromosome D10, Gossypium_hirsutum_v2.1, whole genome shotgun sequence includes:
- the LOC107913886 gene encoding 30S ribosomal protein S16-2, chloroplastic/mitochondrial: protein MVVRIRLSRFGCKNKPFYRVMAANSRSPRDGKHLEVLGYYNPLPGQDGGKRMGLNFERVKYWLSVGAQPSEPVQRILFRAGVLPPPPMVAMGLKGGPRDMRPVDPMTGRVLNEEKPVAGNQEKSGNDEAVDESNSA, encoded by the exons atggtAGTGAGGATTCGATTGTCTAGGTTCGGATGTAAAAACAAGCCATTTTATAGGGTGATGGCTGCCAATAGCAGATCCCCAAGAGATGGGAAGCATCTCGAGGTCCTTGGTTACTACAATCCTTTGCCAG GCCAAGACGGAGGTAAACGAATGGGTCTTAACTTTGAAAGAGTCAA GTATTGGTTATCAGTTGGGGCACAGCCTTCAGAGCCGGTCCAACGCATCCTTTTCAGGGCTGGAGTATTGCCTCCGCCACCCATGGTGGCAATGGGACTTAAGGGTGGACCGCGTGACATGCGTCCTGTTGATCCTATGACAGGTCGTGTTTTAAATGAAGAGAAACCAGTTGCTGGCAACCAAGAAAAAAGTGGCAATGATGAGGCTGTTGATGAGTCAAACTCTGCATGA